The Methylomonas koyamae genome has a segment encoding these proteins:
- the ftsA gene encoding cell division protein FtsA codes for MAKKTDRNILVGLDIGTSKVAAIVGEYRGGDEIEVIGIGTAPSKGLKKGIVVNLESTVHSIQRAVEEAELMAGCQIKSVFAGIAGSHIKSLNSHGIVAIKEKEVTQHDIDRVIDSARAVAIPADQKILHILPQEFVIDQQEGIKEPIGMSGIRLEAKVHMVTSSVSAEQNIVKCIRKCGLDVDDIVLEQLASCSAVLTDDEKDLGVCLIDIGGGTTDLAIFSEGAIKHTAVIPIAGDQVTNDIAVALRTPTKNAEDIKRQYACALTQLADPQQTINVPSIGDREPRKISAQNLAEIVEPRYEELMLLVQAELRRSGYEDLIAAGMVITGGSSQVKGLVELAEEIFHMPVRMGVPLHVSGLTDVAENPIYSTAVGLLLYGKDHHGRALGINDDGADLLSKIKSWFQGNF; via the coding sequence ATGGCCAAAAAGACAGATCGAAATATTTTAGTGGGATTGGACATAGGCACGTCGAAGGTCGCGGCCATCGTCGGCGAATACCGCGGCGGCGACGAAATCGAAGTGATCGGCATCGGCACCGCGCCGTCCAAGGGTTTGAAGAAAGGAATCGTCGTCAATCTGGAATCGACCGTGCATTCGATCCAGCGCGCGGTGGAGGAAGCCGAATTGATGGCCGGTTGCCAGATCAAGTCGGTATTTGCCGGCATAGCGGGTAGCCACATCAAAAGTCTAAATTCGCACGGCATCGTCGCGATCAAGGAAAAGGAAGTCACCCAGCACGACATCGACCGGGTGATCGATTCGGCGCGGGCGGTAGCGATTCCGGCCGATCAGAAAATCCTGCACATCCTGCCGCAGGAGTTTGTGATCGACCAGCAGGAAGGCATCAAGGAGCCGATCGGCATGTCCGGCATCCGCCTGGAAGCCAAGGTACATATGGTCACCAGCAGCGTCAGCGCCGAGCAGAACATCGTCAAATGCATCCGCAAATGCGGCTTGGATGTGGACGACATCGTGCTGGAGCAACTGGCTTCCTGCTCGGCGGTATTGACCGACGACGAGAAGGATTTGGGCGTCTGCCTGATAGACATCGGCGGCGGCACTACCGATTTGGCGATTTTTTCCGAAGGGGCGATCAAGCACACGGCGGTAATCCCGATCGCCGGCGACCAAGTCACCAACGACATCGCCGTGGCCTTGCGCACGCCGACCAAAAACGCCGAGGACATCAAGCGCCAATATGCCTGCGCCTTGACCCAATTGGCCGACCCGCAACAAACCATCAACGTGCCGAGCATCGGCGACCGCGAGCCGCGCAAGATCTCGGCGCAAAACCTGGCCGAGATCGTCGAGCCGCGTTACGAGGAGTTGATGCTGCTGGTGCAAGCAGAATTAAGAAGAAGTGGATATGAAGATCTGATCGCCGCCGGCATGGTAATCACCGGCGGCAGCTCCCAAGTGAAGGGATTGGTCGAATTGGCGGAGGAAATCTTCCACATGCCGGTTCGGATGGGCGTACCGCTGCATGTGTCGGGATTGACCGATGTGGCGGAAAACCCGATTTATTCGACCGCGGTCGGATTGTTGCTGTACGGCAAGGATCACCACGGCCGGGCGTTAGGTATAAACGATGACGGCGCCGATCTGTTATCGAAAATAAAAAGCTGGTTTCAAGGTAATTTTTAA